TATTTAGCAGCTGTTCGTAGTATAGAATGTGTGCgttaaattcaatttttggctcaATCGCAACACGATCAATGTCCACCGCTTAAATGAGTGTTAGCAGAAGACAACTGTCCTTACAAAACATAATACGTAATTCTTAACAGTACCCATACAATGTATATTCAATAAATGATCACACAATACACAATTTACTTTCATTTAAACATCACTGTCAAATATCTATTTACGCAGTAACTACTTCTAATGTGTTTACTGCTGTAAGGACCTGCCACAACGTCAAGTTTTTATTATGCAACACAACAACACACTCATGCAGATGTTATTCATGCTGTTTTGACGTGAACGTTGCCAACATACAGTCATTGTAGAGAAAGCAAGTTCTACTTATGCTTAGAAGACTAGCGCCTAAATTACGGGCTAATATTCACAATAGTTCGTAATGGCTCTAGCAAAGTACGCACAATTGTTGTTGCTGGCAACCTGTAGTAAAACGTAACCAGTTGAAACGGAAATACGGTATGTGATCATTGGCAAGCCTACATACAAGTATGGCTTCCGATTACGATGTGTATCGTGTGACTTTCATGACTTTGATTCACAAGAAAGATAAGATTAGCGATGAAATAAGAGGGATGAGCATAAGTGTACTTACTGATAAGTTTGGCATGATTAACCGCTCAGTTGCTCACGATACATATTCGACGAACCATGTGCGAGTCGTTTTCGTCTGCTGTAACACTTGCGGAGTTATTTACGTTCACAATGACCTTAACATTTTGATTAAAGAAATTAATGTGATTGATGAGCGTCGTGCCTGCATCGGAAAAGCTCACTTCCTTCTTGTAACTTTAATAAGTTGTGTTAGGTTGCAATTAGCAATTCATCACGTGTGCCTAACCCTAAAACAGTGTAAAGAAAATGCAGGTATGAAATTAAGGATACCTGTCGTTTCTGATTTACGTCGTTCAGAATCTTGgaagaaatgtgaatcacatgtgaagaaagtgattttttgtctatgCGTACACGATTTAATTGTGAAGCTGTACTTGTTATTTATGCTGAAAGAACTTGTTTTTATGTTGTACACGGTTTCAAAGTTGATGTCGTCTGCTGTGCCGCCTCATTCGATCGAAAGATAACTGGTCTTTAAAAGTGCACCAGGTGTATGGACACTGTGCGTATCTGCATCGCCAAACAGTACTGTATTTTGTTTTCTGTGTATTTATTGTGATTCATTATTGTAACGCAATGACGTTTGCTACTGACCTAAGTAAAATGTCTCCAATGATCTATACATTGTATGGTTTTGCTATATTTTTCTTCGTGTTTTGGTGTGGAAAGTGGGGTGTGCATCTCATAGCAATTTTTTATGCGAAGTGGAGATTACACCAGAAACCAAATCAGTTGCCAAGTGAAACACCATATCCCGGAGTTTCAATTTTAAAACCATTAATGGGTGTGGACTTGCATTTATTCAGTAACTTGGAAACATTTTTCACCATGAATTACCCCCTTTATGAACTTTTATTTTGTGTTGAGGATGAAAGTGATCCTGCAGTGATGCTTGTTAATAAACTCATGGAAAAATATCCAAATGTGCAAGCAAGACTATTTACTGGTGGTTTTAACGTTGGTGTGAATCCGAAAATAAACAACATGCAGCCAGGTTTCAAGGAGGCTCAGTATGATCTCATACTCATATCGGACAGTGGTATTCGTATGAAAGAAGATACTCTGATGGACATGGTGTCGTACATGAAAGATGATGTGGCAATAGTGCATCAGATGCCCTTTACGTGTGATAGGGAGGGATTTGCTGCCACTTTAGAGAAGATTTATTTTGGCACAGCACAGGCAAGAATTTATCTTGCAGCAGCTTTCTTGGGTGTGAACTGCCATACTGGTATGTCAACACTTATCAAAAAACCACTGATTGATGAAGTTGGTGGTCTGCAAGCATTTAGTTGCTACCTTGCTGAAGACTTCTTCCTTGCAAAATCTTTGCGGGAGCGTGGCTGGAGGATGTGTATCAGTAGTCAACCAGCATGGCAGAATTCTGGGCAATGTAACATCTCTACATTTCAGGTGAGTTTGAAACTAACCATTAACTAACAGAATCTAAGTTTATGTGAAAATGTTGCAGAATTTTCACCCTTAGACCTTAATAGTATTTCAGAAAACTTACCAAACTTCAtagtgaacatttttcttgtcttttcttttcatttctttttactCTCACATTGTCCAGTATTTTACTGAACAATGTGTATCATTAATTAAGAGACTGGACTCATATTTAGGAGGGTAGCAATTCAAATCATTGTAGTCTGGTCATCCAGATTCAAGTTCTCACTCATATCCGTAAACCACTTAAGGCTTCTGTTGGCCGGGTTCCTTCTGAAAGGGACAGCAAATTTTTCCCCCCCATCCTTCACCAATCTCAAATGTCCCTTGTGTCTAGTGAATTCGTTGTGGCTCTTAAAACTCTAAAACTTCATTCCGTACAGCTATTTCTACCTTCCAGCACATCACTGTACAGAATTTTTGACAGACCATTTTGTGTGCCTGTTTGCTTTTCCTGCAAAACCATCACTGTTGCATGGATCTCATTTCATTCCCTGTTTTTTCGCATTCTGTTTGGGATTTTCATTTCTCAAGTTCTGTCTAATGAAGTAGATCTCTTGCTTCTGTCTAGTCTGCCATCTTACATCATATATTTATCAGCGTTTTGTCTTGACCAACCAGTAGGTTTTGTAGTGATGTTCTCCCATCATTGTCattctttttttaatgtattttattgtttattgattCAATTTTTGGTCTACAATCACTTTTTCATCATTGCTAATGTCATTTGCATTCTGCATATTTCTAGAACTATTTTGTGAAACTGTAATTTTGTTGTGTGGCTCTGCTACGATTTCCCACAAATTCATAGCAGTTTTTTACTTATCAGAACATGcacttattttcattaaaatttggaTTTGTGAAGAATATGCTGGAACGAAGAAAAATTGTACTGTTCAGTCCCCCTACTCCACTGTCCCTGAGCATTGCAGCACTCATACACAAGTGGTTCACAAATAATAGCTCCGTATGTTTCAAGTGCAAATTTTCTCAGTTACAAAAACAAACTATGTCTTTCCTCTTTTTGCAAGTAAAAAGGTTAAAATGAACCTAAAATTACTTATTAGACAATCCCCCGCCCTCCCATCCATCTGAAATCTTGGTGTGGTAACAGACTGACCTGTGGCACAGCCAGAGATCTAGGTAAGGTTGGAAGGTGACTGTTTGAGATGGTGATGCCCacgaatgtgaaagcagaaaattGATTGTGGCAACAAATTGACTGGTAATGAAGCCAAATGTTTACATCCACACCATACCGAAAAGTGCAAGAAGGGTCCAGTACATTATTTTTACCAGAAAGATTTACAGATAAGTTCATCCTGGTGATTAGTAAAATGAAGGAACCATCATTGGATAATTTGAGAGCCCAATGAATGGAACTTCATTTTATCAGGAAAATGCAAAATGGTCACACTCAATAATGAACAATGATTTTTAGGCTAAATATCATAACTAACCACTGTGCATGATACTCCCATCACTATGGTATGTGTTATTACAGGACACTGACATGTAGTAGTTCTAGCCAAAAGCAGTTTAAAACTTGACTTAGGCACTACAAAGATTCTAGTTGTCCCTAATTGCATCTGACCAACAGAGCTAAAAGTTTTTTAATCAAATGTGTGAAACATTTCATTTGACAGCTATAAAATTACATTGTATTGTTTTCACTTGCCTGCACAGAGAATTAGCATAGCAGAAAACATAcgaaagaataatttttaaattttggtttatTTATAATGACAAATGAGGGTATTAAATACTAATAAGATgtattttttttgggaggggggggggggagggggagtgcggATGAGAAAGGTTGCTTACATATGCCAACTGAGGAGATAAGCCAGTGCAGTACacaagtaaaaaattttaaagtataCCTAGACAATGGTGCTGAGTATGGAATTATATGTTAAGTATTCTTCATATTTTGGGGAATACCTTCTTTACTAGTTTTGCCTACATAGGTAATTCAGTGTACAAGAATTACAGTGACTGCTTAACAGAGAAAACTGAAATTATGTCCAAAAAATTATCCATCACATGTATCATAATATAAATAGTAATAATGATATTTACCTTTTCTATTTTTGGACTGTACTGTATTTACTATGATGAatgcttctcttttttttcttcataTGAGAATAGGCCTATCGTTTTTCTTCTTACACTATATTGGCAGTGAAAGTTATTGGAAGAAGTGATTATTCCCTTACATAATTACAacagtttttttgtattattcttcaGTCTGTAATTACTTCTGACAGTTTTCTTAAATTGTGGCATTCAAAAATACATTTGTGATTCTGGTAGTAATCAAAACATGTCGGAAGTAGTAGTTGCTTATCCATTGTCTTGGAATTTTTGTTCAATATTTTAAACTAACTCCAATCCATGAATGAAGTCTTGaatgtaaggttttcatttcaGTCCGTGCTCATATTCATGTGTAAAATAAGTTTCAGTTCATAAGGATTGTAAAGGGGGAAGGGGAGAGTGTTGGCAGGGTAAGTGCCAAGATAGGCAGTACTTCTTTCGTACAATCTGCATGCGTACTCAGTGTGTTTGGTATATGGATATCTAGTGCCCCTATTATTTGACATGCATCATCTTTCATGGACATACATTTTGTATGCTCCTATATATTCCTGTTCTTCTCCCTCCACCCCTCCCATTTTGTAACTCAAGTCGTACAGTTTAATACACCTCGAAATTCTGCTGTACACTGAGGATCTCTGAAATTTTAGTAGTCTGTCATGCACTCTACAGTGATGTTTTCTTTTTCTCCTAAGCTCCCATCTACTTTGTTGAGCATATTGTTATGTTGGCCATAATAACTGTCACTGATTTTGCCAAAAATACAGACATctgactgttcaaatggctctgagcactatgggacttaacttctgaggtcaccagtcccctagaacttaaacgtaactaatctaaggacatcacacacatccatgcctgtatCAAAATGTGTGATAGACAAGTATCCATTAAGCTCATTCTTCCAGAGAAAGGGTTTTCCTTCTTCAAACCCTGTTAATGAACTGCAGTCTAGTGCTTTCCATCCCCACTGTATTGTTCAACCGATTGTTACATCTTGCACAAGAGGGTAGTCATTTATGTAGGTGTAATGAACAAGTAATGATATTCTCTATTAAACTTTTCCTAGCATTATCATTTTTTGTGAGAGATCCATTTTGCGTGACCATTTTTATGTTTTTGACATGTCTCCATGTTATTTCCCCATGTTGAAACACATGCTTACTGTGGTTGGTGCATATTTCTGCTGAAAATATCTCTGTTAAAATTTGAATGTTTGGTGATACTACTGTTTCAACGTAGTTAACATTTTTCTTGTGTTGGAATAAAATAATCTTATgtaaccaaataattttttttttttttgtttgtcatcATTTGAGGAAAGTGGGCTTGGTGTGTGATTATCTGTCATTTTAAATTTTACAGGCTCGGTTAACACGTTGGGCTAAGCTGAGGACTGCAATGGTTCCACAAACAATTTTCTTGGAACCTATGTCAGAATGCATGTTGCTGGGAGGCTGTGCAGCTTGGGCAGTCTCCTTCCTGTTTGACTGGGACCCAATTGTTTTTTATCTAGTGCACATACTTGTGTGGTTTCTTCTTGACTGGCTGTTACTGACAATTGTGCAGAATAGTTCTCTACCTTTCAATAAGTTTGACTTTGTTGTGGGGTGGCTGTTTCGTGAGCTATCTTCCCCATATATATTTCTACAAGCTTTGTGGGATCCAGCCATAAGATGGCGAGGGCGAACTTTCAAATTACGATGGGGAGGAATAGCAGAAGAGCTCAAGCCTAAAGTGAAAGTTTGAAACTATACTCGGTGGCATTTTGTGTGTTCCTCGTGTTTTTAATAGACCAACAAATTATGCTCAACAGAAAGTAATATATATTTCATGTCTTCAGTGTAAACTGTTAACATGAATGAACTGTTCTGCTACATGCATTTGTCAATTTcttttgaagctgaaatttttacaagtcacttttgtttaaaactgtatttatgtataaaaaagtGGCTGCAGCTGTAGCATACAAAATGTGTCAGTGGTGCGTTATGTAAAATATGTATACTGGTGTTACATATGTCGTACAAAGATTATATGAAGTCATTAAGACCATGCTTAGCCCATGGAAAGAAAACGGCA
This portion of the Schistocerca serialis cubense isolate TAMUIC-IGC-003099 chromosome 3, iqSchSeri2.2, whole genome shotgun sequence genome encodes:
- the LOC126470572 gene encoding ceramide glucosyltransferase, encoding MTFATDLSKMSPMIYTLYGFAIFFFVFWCGKWGVHLIAIFYAKWRLHQKPNQLPSETPYPGVSILKPLMGVDLHLFSNLETFFTMNYPLYELLFCVEDESDPAVMLVNKLMEKYPNVQARLFTGGFNVGVNPKINNMQPGFKEAQYDLILISDSGIRMKEDTLMDMVSYMKDDVAIVHQMPFTCDREGFAATLEKIYFGTAQARIYLAAAFLGVNCHTGMSTLIKKPLIDEVGGLQAFSCYLAEDFFLAKSLRERGWRMCISSQPAWQNSGQCNISTFQARLTRWAKLRTAMVPQTIFLEPMSECMLLGGCAAWAVSFLFDWDPIVFYLVHILVWFLLDWLLLTIVQNSSLPFNKFDFVVGWLFRELSSPYIFLQALWDPAIRWRGRTFKLRWGGIAEELKPKVKV